A genomic region of Metopolophium dirhodum isolate CAU chromosome 1, ASM1992520v1, whole genome shotgun sequence contains the following coding sequences:
- the LOC132933655 gene encoding protein phosphatase 1L, with protein sequence MDDSVEDKIIYQVYLTHMKLLSSKLTSAKNKVNSFYNMWKYMQFYFTKPEVIFFLALILCLLFFSGNLFQSTNGFLKKINRSLSFIGFNDFQQLMVDEKDALSKNWKFDGKNVALYAIKGRRSQMEDRYVIKTNIMNTGISLFAIFDGHGGEFAAEYATTHLMKNLTNKVIEVKKLLDQKTDITEELKIFNSNTPENLTPKMKTKITKIEELTPTKMKPTVSADDSVISLNKHKQDPLNLKKDITTLKNVDDEIINPSSYLQKDGNINFSKILIDEVLAADKLLIEAAKLTYDIAGSTALIVLVEGTTLFVANVGDSRGVMCDKKGNAIPLSFDHKPQQMREKKRIAEAGGFISFNGVWRVAGVLATSRALGDYPLKEKQFVIANPDVLTFDLSHHDPQFIILASDGLWDTFTNEEAIDCIKKHIDDSFYGAQYLTIQSFNRGSLDNITVLVIKFPPIWSKESQVVDHGGSKY encoded by the exons aTGGATGATAGTGTtgaagacaaaataatatatcaagttTATTTGACACACATGAAGTTACTATCATCAAAACTGACATCAGCTAAGAACAAAGTTAACTCTTTTTACAACATGTGGAAAtatatgcaattttattttaccaaaccagaagtaatattttttttagcattaaTACTTTGTTTACTGTTTTTCTCCGGTAATTTATTTCAAAGCACaaatggatttttaaaaaaaattaatcgaagTCTGTCATTCATTggttttaatgattttcaacAATTAATGGTTGATGAAAAAGATGCACTTAGTAAAAACTGGAAATTTGATGGTAAAAATGTTGCTCTATATGCTATCAAAGGTCGACGATCACAAATGGAAGATAGATATgtcataaaaactaatattatgaaCACTGGTATATCATTATTTGCTATTTTTGATGGACATGGTGGTGaa tttgcTGCAGAATATGCAACTAcacatttaatgaaaaatctTACAAACAAAGttattgaagtaaaaaaattgCTCGATCAAAAAACTGATATAACCGAAgaactgaaaatatttaattcaaatacacctgaaaatttaacaccaaaaatgaaaacaaaaattactaaaattgaaGAACTTACGCCTACAAAAATGAAACCTACAGTTTCTGCAGATGATAGCGTTATTAGTCTCAATAAACATAAACAAGACcctctaaatttaaaaaaagacataactacattaaaaaatgttgatgatgAGATCATAAATCCTTCTTCATATTTACAAAAAGatggaaatattaatttttcaaaaatattgattgatgaAGTTCTAGCTGCTGACAAACTATTAATTGAAGCAGCAAAATTAACTTATGATATTGccg GTAGCACAGCACTCATTGTTTTAGTTGAAGGCACTACATTATTTGTTGCAAATGTTGGAGATTCAAGAGGTGTTATGTGTGATAAGAAAGGAAATGCTATACCATTATCATTTGATCATAAACCtcaacaa atgCGAGAAAAGAAACGTATTGCCGAAGCTGGtggttttatatcatttaatggTGTTTGGAGAGTTGCCGGTGTATTAGCTACTTCTAGAGCACTTGGAGACTATCCTTTAAAAGAGAAACAATTTGTTATTGCCAATCCAGATGTTTTAACATTTGATTTATCACATCATGATccacaatttataatactagCATCAGATGGCTTATGGGATACATTTACAAATGAAGAAGCTATAGattgtattaaaaaacatatagaTGATTCATTTTACGGAGCCCAATACTTAACAATACAATCATTTAATAGAGGATCGCTAGACAACATTACTGTACTAGTCATTAAATTTCCACCTATATGGAGTAAAGAATCACAAGTAGTTGATCATGGtggtagtaaatattaa
- the LOC132933654 gene encoding zinc finger protein ztf-16 produces MSEVVSYTPVKKEFDVSSGNNNDNSNNNFEENGDIENDQSNSNYDTVSDCGTSVHRCDRCDNYETLNETSLISHLATCQGIESNNENDLQTNRKLFECDICNMKFSNGANMRRHKMRHTGVKPYECKICQKRFFRKDHLAEHFTTHTKSLPFHCPICNRGFQRQIAMRAHFQNEHVGQHDMVKSCPLCNFRASSMKSLRVHFFNRHGIDLDNPGVNVINSTLTNHIPIEYNSGNVSTSGACSDSGDSIGGSRSESNATPPMHFLTPHVEISMTEPNPTECSSFSSSQVNDNNVKTEPIQNLNNDDASQDNECPNSPQSTDSNSNMSTLPILAGNNRQEGEVSTITPSVSLIPIKQEQGDEHLRKNSSNNVQNGETESGRFQPASSLSSLIKVSPLKSLLRDEFKRNINMNTPELSQPHNTDPGIWRYIAFQKTLQCSFCGITFPDQTLYFLHKGCHSETNPWKCNICGEQCGNVYEFNSHLLSKTHQ; encoded by the exons ATGTCTGAAGTAGTTTCATATACACCCGTGAAAAAGGAATTTGATGTATCATCTggaaacaataatgataattcaaacaataattttgaagaaaacgGGGACATTGAAAATGATCAATCTAATTCTAATTATGACACAGTCTCAGATTGTGGAACTTCTGTTCACCGATGTGATAGATGTGATAACTATGAAACTTTAAATGAAACAAGTTTAATATCACACTTGGCAACATGTCAAGGAATAGAAAGTAATAATGAGAATGATTTACAAACAAATcgtaaattatttgaatgtgATATATGcaatatgaaattttcaaatggtgCTAATATGAGAAGACATAAAATGAGACACACAGGAGTTAAACCTTATGAATGTAAAATTTGTCAAAAGCGTTTTTTTAGAAAAGATCATTTAGCTGAACATTTTACAACACATACAAAATCATTACCATTTCATTGTCCAATATGCAATAGAGGATTTCAACGTCAAATTGCAATGAGAGCACATTTCCAAAATGAACATGTTGGTCAACATGATATGGTTAAATCATGCCCATTATGTAATTTTAGAGCTAGTTCAATGAAAAGTTTAAGAGTTCATTTTTTTAAccg acATGGAATTGACCTAGATAACCCGGGTGTTAATGTGATAAATTCTACTTTAACAAACCACATACCTATTGAATACAATAGTGGAAATGTGAGTACTAGTGGAGCTTGTAGTGACAGTGGTGATTCAATTGGAGGAAGTCGTTCGGAAAGTAATGCAACCCCACCAATGCATTTTCTTACACCCCATGTTGAAATATCAATGACAGAACCCAATCCTACAGAATGCTCATCTTTTTCCTCTTCTCAA gttaatgacaataatgtaaaaacggaacctattcaaaatttaaataatgatgatgCTTCACAAGATAATGAATGTCCAAATTCTCCACAGTCAACAGATTCAAACTCTAATATGTCTACATTACCAATATTAGCAGGAAATAATCGACAAGAAGGTGAAGTAAGTACAATCACACCATCTGTTTCTCTCATTCCAATAAAACAAGAACAAGGAGATgaacatttaagaaaaaatagttcaaataatGTCCAAAATGGAGAAACTGAGTCTGGACGTTTTCAGCCAGCATCAAGTTTATCATCATTAATCAAAGTATCACCTCTAAAATCATTGTTGCGTGATGAATTTAAACGTAACATAAATATGAATACCCCTGAATTATCTCAGCCTCATAACACAGATCCTGGTATTTGGAGGTACATagcatttcaaaaaacattacaATGTTCCTTTTGCGGTATTACATTTCCAGACCAAACACTTTACTTTCTTCACAAGGGGTGTCATTCTGAAACAAACCCATGGAAATGCAATATTTGTGGAGAACAATGTGGTAATGTGTATGAATTTAACTCTCATTTATTAAGTAAAACCCATCAATaa